In a single window of the Actinomycetota bacterium genome:
- a CDS encoding PRC-barrel domain-containing protein: MATPSIGTARGWRGRVMVDRDSNKIGEVVDIYLDNETDRPEWAVVQTGLFGLRSTFVPLAEAREVGDELQVPHQRLQVKQAPNIEPDGQLSAAEEAELFPHYGLDYDSVTLDNGAPAGQALAEPVGQTDTPDRDEQAGRPRPTSPSRPAARPGAGRHRDRRRAQDPSIWVGVVPSWTERRLTPPSRVRAGPGRCPRRPVGHRRRRAG, from the coding sequence ATGGCGACCCCCAGCATCGGAACGGCCCGTGGTTGGCGGGGCCGGGTCATGGTCGACCGCGACAGCAACAAGATCGGCGAGGTCGTCGACATCTACCTGGACAACGAGACCGACCGGCCCGAGTGGGCGGTGGTGCAGACCGGCCTGTTCGGCCTGCGCTCGACGTTTGTGCCGCTCGCCGAGGCGCGGGAGGTCGGCGACGAGCTCCAGGTGCCCCACCAGAGGTTGCAGGTCAAGCAGGCCCCCAACATCGAGCCGGACGGCCAGCTGTCGGCGGCCGAGGAGGCCGAGCTGTTCCCCCACTACGGGCTCGACTACGACAGCGTGACCCTGGACAACGGCGCACCGGCTGGCCAGGCACTGGCCGAACCGGTTGGCCAGACCGACACGCCAGACCGCGACGAGCAGGCGGGGCGACCGCGGCCCACGTCCCCAAGTCGGCCAGCAGCGCGACCGGGGGCTGGCCGACACCGGGATCGACGCCGAGCCCAGGACCCCAGCATCTGGGTCGGGGTGGTCCCGAGTTGGACCGAGCGCCGCCTGACCCCGCCTTCTCGAGTCCGAGCAGGACCGGGGCGATGCCCGCGACGGCCTGTCGGCCACCGGCGGCGGCGAGCCGGTTGA